GACGTAGGTTCCGCCGCGATGGAGCCCTACTTGCGGCAGCTCTAGCTCGGCAATAGCATCGGCCAGCACCTGGGCCAGCTGCGGGCAAACCGGATCGGCAAAGCTGATGTGGGCGACTAGCCCCTCGCCAAAAAAGGTCGAGCGGCGCTCGCGGGTGCGATCGATAAACTGATCGGGCACCACCATATCCAGCGGGCTGGCATCAGCTTGCAGCGAGCCCACGGTCGAGGCGGCAATGACGTAGGACACGCCCAACTGCTTGAGGGCGTGGATGTTGGCCCGAAAAGGGATTTCGCTCGGCGATAGGTGGTGGTTGCGGCCGTGGCGGGCCAGAAACGCAACGGGCATCCCCTCCAAGGTGCCGGTAACAAACGCATCCGAGGGCGGGCCAAACGGGGTGTCCAAGCTGACCTCGCGCACGTCCTGCAGGGCCTCCATCTGGTAGAGCCCGCTCCCGCCGATGATGCCGATGGTGGCCTGCGCCATGGGAATACTTGGGGAACTGCCCGCGCCCGGCCATTTTAGCCACCCTGATCGCGCGGCTTCTAAGCTGCCTTTCAGGCAATGCAATGGCCCGTTTAGGAGGCTGCGCGGACGTAGGCGGCAACACCCCCGCGATCACCGCGCTCGATGTGCACTTGCGCATCCAGATAGGTGGTTTGCAACCAGCCCCGCGCCCGCTGGCCCAGCGGGATCCGGACGGCCGGGAGGGGCCCCAATTTGAGCGCTAGCTGCGCGAAGGTAAACCGGATGCGCTGCCGCTCGGTAAGCTCAAACGGACCGCTCGCGCGCAGATAACCCCACCCCCAATCCAGCTCGGTCTCAAGCCAATGTTGGGCTGTCTTAAAGCGCTGCCGGATGCAACCAGCTAGCCGCTGCGTGGGGAGCCCAAGCTGTTGCGCTCGGGCAGTGCCGCTGGTCCAAAACGAGCGCCACTCGCCCTCTAAATTCGAGGCTTGTGCCGAGGGTTGGCGCTCTAGTGCGGCGATGGCAGCCTGAAGTTCCGAGGGTGCAATGCGGTTGCCCTGGGCCGCTTGCAGTAGCACCTGACGGCTGTCAGTGGCATCCATAGCTTTGCCTTAATAGCGGTGCTGCAGCAAACTAAGCGCTCGCTTGGGCTGGGGTACCTCGCTCGGCAGCTGGCGCCTGCGCCGGTTCCAAGGTGGCGAGCTCATGGGGCGCAACGGCTCCCCATTCAGTGATGATGCCCGTAATGAGCTCGGCCGGCGTGATGTCAAATGCTGGGTTGTAGCAATCCACCGCCGGCGGGCAGGTGGGCATATCGCCAATTTGCTTGAGCTCTGCGGTGGGGCGTTGCTCGATGGGAATCTGGCTGCCTTCAGCGAGGGTCCAGTCAACGCTCGAGAGCGGTGCGGCCACCCAAAACGGAACGCCATGGGCGCGAGCGAGCACGGCCAAGGCATAAGTGCCAATTTTGTTGGCCGTGTCCCCGTTGCGGGCAATGCGATCGGCACCGACGACAACCGCGTCAATCTGGCCTTGCTGCATGCAATGGGCGGCTGCGCCATCGGCAATGACCGTCGCTGGCAGGCCATCGCGCACGCATTCCCAGGCTGTCAAACGGGCGCCCTGCAAGCGCGGGCGGGTTTCGGTGGCATAAACCCGGGCGAGGCGATCGCTTTGCCAGAGCGAGCGGACGACGCCGAGCGCTGTCCCATGGCTGGCTGTGGCGAGCGAGCCGGTATTGCAATGGGTCAGCACCGAGAGCTGCTGCGGTCGCTCGGGCAGCGCTTGACAGCCGCTGCGGCCGATGGCTTGGCAGGTGCGTAGGTCTTGGGCTTGAATGGCGTGGGCTGCCTCCAAAACCGCAGCTCGCATGCGCTCGGGCGAGCCTGTCGCTTGGCGGGCGGCGCCTAGCGATCGCTGCAGGGCCCAATTGAGATTGACCGCCGTCGGGCGCGTTTGGCGCAGTTGCTCGGCGACTGCTTCCAGTTGCTCCAGGAAGGTGGTGTGATCGTCGCTAGCCCGCGGACGCGCGCCCAAATACAGGCCGTAAGCGACTGCGACGCCAAGGGCGGGCGCGCCGCGCACGCGCATGGTGCGAATGGCTTCAGCCACCTCATCAGCACGGTGGAGGTGGCGGACGACGTAGTCCTGCGGCAGGCAGGTTTGGTCGATGAGCGCGATGCACTCTCCCTGCCAACTGACCGGGTAAATTGTGGTGCTCTGTCGGCGCATGGCGATTGCTCAATGAGCCTCGGATTGTTGGCTTGCCGTCCGTCAGCTGGATGCGTTCAACTAGGGTGAGCGATCGCCTACCCAGCAGCGGCGCTTGTATTGAGGCTAACCTGTCCGGCCATGTCCCGAGCTGCCCTCATCGCTGCAATTGCGGTTCCCATCATGCTGCTGCTCGGCTTGGGAGGGGCCCTATGGACATTACAGATCGCGCCCAGCCAGGTACTGAGCGAGTTAGGTGCCGAGCGCGTGCCTGCCCTACTAGCGGCGCTGGAGAGCTTGGGGCCTCAAAGCGCATTGGCCTATACGGGCCTAGTCGCGCTCTCGGTTGTGATTAGCCCCATCCCCTGCGCGCTCATTGTGCCGGCAGCAGGGGCGCTTTGGGACCCGGCCTGGGCGGGGAGCTTGAGCGTGGCCGGTGCTTTTGCGGGCAGCCTGATTGCGTACGCGCTGGGGCGCCTCTGGGGCCGGCCCCTGTTGCGCGCGATTGCCGGCAAAACGGTGACGGCGGCGCCGCAAGGGGATCGCCCCCTGGGCGGTTTGGTCTTGGCGCTGCGCCTGCTGCCCATGGTGGCTTTTGGCTCGGTGAGCTATGCCTCGGGTCTTGCGGGCTTGGCCCTACCCACCTACGCCACAGCCACTCTGGTCGGGAGCGTTCCCTCCATCTTGGGTTTGAGCTATGC
This genomic stretch from Cyanobacteria bacterium QS_8_64_29 harbors:
- a CDS encoding S-methyl-5'-thioadenosine phosphorylase; this encodes MAQATIGIIGGSGLYQMEALQDVREVSLDTPFGPPSDAFVTGTLEGMPVAFLARHGRNHHLSPSEIPFRANIHALKQLGVSYVIAASTVGSLQADASPLDMVVPDQFIDRTRERRSTFFGEGLVAHISFADPVCPQLAQVLADAIAELELPQVGLHRGGTYVCIEGPAFSTQAESHLYRSWGGTVVGMTNLPEAKLAREAEMAYATLALVTDYDCWHPDHGSVSVEMVIDNLKRNAANAQRAIQQTVRRLQQHAPSSQAHQALKSGILTPLDHVPSATRDKLHVLLQKYL
- the mtnA gene encoding S-methyl-5-thioribose-1-phosphate isomerase; the protein is MRRQSTTIYPVSWQGECIALIDQTCLPQDYVVRHLHRADEVAEAIRTMRVRGAPALGVAVAYGLYLGARPRASDDHTTFLEQLEAVAEQLRQTRPTAVNLNWALQRSLGAARQATGSPERMRAAVLEAAHAIQAQDLRTCQAIGRSGCQALPERPQQLSVLTHCNTGSLATASHGTALGVVRSLWQSDRLARVYATETRPRLQGARLTAWECVRDGLPATVIADGAAAHCMQQGQIDAVVVGADRIARNGDTANKIGTYALAVLARAHGVPFWVAAPLSSVDWTLAEGSQIPIEQRPTAELKQIGDMPTCPPAVDCYNPAFDITPAELITGIITEWGAVAPHELATLEPAQAPAAERGTPAQASA